The genomic window TGGACCCGGACCAGCGCCCCCTCGGCCGGATCGGCTGCAGCGGGTGGACACCGCCGTACCCGTTGACGCTGATGATGCGCGGTCCTAGGGTTCAGGTCTTGTAAAACGTTTCAAGAGCCCGGGTCGTGCTGCCTCTCACTGCCCTGATGTGCCCTCGCCCCGCACCGGGCCCTACCGCTGCCGGACGTCTGCTACTGGAGCCCTCCGCATGCCGGCCACCCTCTTCTCCGAGGAGCGACATTGAACGACACTCCAGCCGTACGGATCGTGACCACGGCGGACGGCCCCCCACTTTCTCGCCGGTCGGTACTCGCGCTGGCAGGCGCAGCCGCACTGGCCGCGAGCATCCCTCTCACCGGCACCGCTTCGGCGGCCACCGCATCGGCGACGGCCGCCGGAGCGTTTCGGACGGACTGGTTCGCCGACCCGCGCCCCGACAGCAGACCCACCATCCTGTGGTACTGGAACGGCACCGTGACCACCGACCTCGTCCGCGCGCAGCTTGCCGACATGCGGGACAAGGGGATCCACGAAGTGCTCGTCTTCCCTTTCGAGACCGAGCAGTTGCGCCCGGTGTTCTTCAGCGAGGAGTGGTTCTCGATCATCGAGTTCACCCTCCGCGAGGCAGAGCGCCACCACATGCACCTGTGGCTGTTCAACGACGGCCACTTCCCGAGCGGCAGGGCGGGCGGACTGGTCGTCGGCGGCGGCCGAGTGGGGGGCCGTGAACTGCCGCCGCGACCGGAACATGGCCTGAAGGGCGTCGGGTTCACGCACCTGGACGTTGCTGGAGGTGCCAGCGTGCCCCTCGTCGCCCGCGGTCTGTCGGTCACCGACGGCCGGCTCCTGGTGGACGCCCAGGCGCGAGACGGCGTCACCCTGCTGCGCGACGGATCCGACTGGCGGGACTACGACGTGCACGCCACCGTTCGCATCGAGAAGGGCACCGCGGGGCTGATGGTGCGCAGCGCCGACGAAGCCAACGGCCTGCTGGTCGATCTGCGCGCGGACGGCGGTATCGATGTGTGGCGCCAGCGGGAAGGACGGTTCGAGAACGCCCGCGAAGGCTCACCCGTGAGTGGCTTCGACCCTTCCAAGGACCACAGCCTGGCGGTTGTGCTGCGCGGCGCCCGCGTGCAGATCTCCCTGGACGGGACCGACCTGCCCCACCTCGATGACGCCGTCTTCACCTCCGGCAAGGTCGGCGTCCGGGCCACCGCGGACCAGCGCTCCGCATGGAACGCCCTGTCGGTGCGCGACGCCGACGGCGCGGAGCTGTACCGCGAGGAGTTCGACGCCTCCGATGCCCTGGAGACCTTCGCTCTGCCCAAGCCCGCCCCACTGGTCGCGGCGACCGCCCGGCCCCAGGGTTCGACGTCGACGTCCCTGGACGACCTGGTGGACCTCACCGACGCCGCCCGCGCCGGGGACACGTGGAAGGCGCCGCCCGGCAAGTGGCGGGTCGAGCTGTTCCCGCTGCGGGACCTCGCCCAAGGTCCGGGAGTCGGCCACCACTACCTGGACCTGCTGGACGACAAGGCGGTCGACCTGTTCCTCGACACCGTCCCCGGCGAGTACGTCCGCCGGTTCCCGTGGGCGATCGGCGGGGTGCTGCGCGGCTTCGCCGACGACGAGCCCTTCCTCGCATCGGCAGACGCGCACCTGAACACGGTCCCCTGGTCACCGTCTCTGAACAAGGAACTTCACCGGCTCGGTGTGCGGCCGGGGCCCGCGCTGTCGGCGGTCCACACCGACCTCGGCGCTGAGGGCGAACAGCTGCGCGGGGCGTTCTGGCGTGCGGTGTCGAACCGGTTCTCCGCCGCGTACTACCGCCGCCAGGGCGAGTGGATGGACAAGCGGGACCTGCGCTTCATCTCCAACCCGCTGTGGGACGAGTACGGCCCGGCGGAGCAGGTGCGCAGCTCCGGCAACCTGAACACCAGCCACCAGTGGGCACAGGTTCCGGGCACGGACCTCATCTTCGACCACTA from Streptomyces sp. NBC_01341 includes these protein-coding regions:
- a CDS encoding glycosyl hydrolase → MNDTPAVRIVTTADGPPLSRRSVLALAGAAALAASIPLTGTASAATASATAAGAFRTDWFADPRPDSRPTILWYWNGTVTTDLVRAQLADMRDKGIHEVLVFPFETEQLRPVFFSEEWFSIIEFTLREAERHHMHLWLFNDGHFPSGRAGGLVVGGGRVGGRELPPRPEHGLKGVGFTHLDVAGGASVPLVARGLSVTDGRLLVDAQARDGVTLLRDGSDWRDYDVHATVRIEKGTAGLMVRSADEANGLLVDLRADGGIDVWRQREGRFENAREGSPVSGFDPSKDHSLAVVLRGARVQISLDGTDLPHLDDAVFTSGKVGVRATADQRSAWNALSVRDADGAELYREEFDASDALETFALPKPAPLVAATARPQGSTSTSLDDLVDLTDAARAGDTWKAPPGKWRVELFPLRDLAQGPGVGHHYLDLLDDKAVDLFLDTVPGEYVRRFPWAIGGVLRGFADDEPFLASADAHLNTVPWSPSLNKELHRLGVRPGPALSAVHTDLGAEGEQLRGAFWRAVSNRFSAAYYRRQGEWMDKRDLRFISNPLWDEYGPAEQVRSSGNLNTSHQWAQVPGTDLIFDHYQRGYHRTLPRWAASAAHQLGKERVYLEAMGGTGWPVTPALTRAVVGAFAVRGVNHTLLHASFSDEKQIAYPPPFQPVNPWWDKSAPLNEWIGRLMEACRAPARPRTALVQPQRAAEGSQDTAAVEQLDRDFTAAVHALEDRQVDFDLLDEGALDDDPALRATARPEGPRLVVGRQEYRVVVLPPTHTLALGTVETLRRFARGGGTVVAVGAPPEREAGGDHTALRTALRRLFAYEQSVHRVSDATAAATAVVSAGAAAASLSPHTADVRVMRLQHGRDTAFVVANEAEKTVETTLTLPASGVPELWDPDTGSTAPAGVWRSAPFPGQRAAGTAVELRIESKATLLVVVRAESREPLHAESASAPVQHIRRADRGSALATVRAELPGTVTVTATDGHRRFKGSAEVTDTLSPVALDGDWTIRLDRDGAESLTRPLGSWTELDARHSGSADYEKTVEVDAATLAGRRWTLDLGTVREMAHIVVNGQPLGSRLWPPYRIDITEALRPGRNTVRVRVTNTGANTRGEKVVSGLIGPVEMHPWREVEVPLAPVRSVGGNE